A single window of Nicotiana sylvestris chromosome 5, ASM39365v2, whole genome shotgun sequence DNA harbors:
- the LOC104221288 gene encoding uncharacterized protein isoform X2: protein MFLKMGSMTFPTTFSNKKFPTIFQETNSQYSLQPKMKFYPHFIQLHNQMYVSSFINLNQFYSLSYVSKSNGLLYPVKCNSIDNNSETPEEGQKAVETVQKLYNALRNKNLNELSDIIGEECRCISNVASSLQTFYGKEQVIDFFNSIIKLLGNNFEFVIQPTIHDGTSVGVAWELACSETHVPIGKGFGFYMCHYYKGKMMIRNVEMFMDPLLHIEPVRLKISSFLLRAVQKMNPPDLFKGKKKQAMSILFIILLFVALLYLVKNSRNLM from the exons ATGTTCTTGAAAATGGGTTCAATGACTTTCCCTACTACCTTCTCTAATAAAAAATTCCCTACAATTTTCCAAGAAACAAATTCCCAATATTCTCTCCAACCAAAAATGAAATTTTACCCTCATTTCATACAACTTCATAACCAAATGTATGTTTctagttttattaatttaaaccaATTTTATTCTTTGAGTTATGTCTCCAAAAGCAATGGCCTATTATACCCTGTGAAATGTAATAGTATAGATAATAATTCAGAAACACCAGAAGAAGGCCAGAAAGCTGTGGAAACAGTACAAAAACTTTATAATGCACTTAGAAATAAAAATCTTAATGAATTATCTGATATAATTGGAGAAGAATGTCGATGCATTAGCAATGTTGCCTCTTCTTTACAAACTTTCTATGGCAAGGAG CAAGTAATAGATTTCTTCAATTCAATCATAAAGCTCCTGGGGAATAACTTTGAGTTTGTCATTCAACCCACTATACATGATGGGACAAGTGTTGGGGTTGCTTGGGAACTAG CATGCAGCGAAACTCATGTTCCCATTGGAAAAGGTTTTGGCTTCTATATGTGCCATTATTACAAGGGCAAGATGATGATAAG GAATGTGGAGATGTTCATGGACCCACTCCTTCATATTGAGCCCGTTCGATTG AAAATATCATCCTTCCTTCTGAGAGCAGTTCAAAAGATGAATCCTCCAGATCTTTTCAAGGGAAAGAAGAAACAGGCTATGAGCATCTTGTTTATTATTCTACTATTTGTAGCTCTACTGTACTTGGTCAAGAACTCTAGGAACTTAATGTAA
- the LOC104221287 gene encoding uncharacterized protein — MVSDQEIARGVEILLRQSDPNAVTSLNGVVQQLGAKLGQDLSHKAEFINDQISLLRSQVQQPVQHPAMIKDHFALLNHPQFAAQQQFYSHLALQQQHQQQQQYLYFQQQQQQHQYRQPPLQPQVQQQAPSPVVARTAAGSAQHVASNAASAPKESATSGTKRRGGPGGLNKVCGVSPELQAIVGQPAMPRTEIVKQLWVYIRKHNLQDPGNKRKIICNDALRALFETDCTDMFKMNKLLAKHITALDPSKAEQADQAKRLKVEADPMAAKVEAHSVAAKVEVHSTAAKVKQPDSSTVAISDALAKFFGSEEKEIPQTEAFKRIWEYIKLNQLEDPVNSMVIVCDAKLQELLECESISALEIPQMLARRHFV, encoded by the exons ATGGTGTCGGACCAGGAAATAGCGAGAGGTGTTGAGATTTTGCTCCGTCAGTCGGACCCTAACGCCGTTACGTCGTTAAACGGCGTCGTACAGCAGCTCGGAGCAAAACTTGGACAGGACCTTTCACACAAGGCGGAGTTTATCAATGATCAGATCAGTCTTCTCCGATCACAGGTGCAGCAGCCGGTACAACATCCGGCGATGATTAAAGACCATTTTGCCCTCTTGAACCACCCACAGTTTGCTGCGCAACAGCAATTTTATTCCCATTTGGCCCTTCAACAACAacatcagcagcagcaacaataCCTTTACtttcagcagcagcagcagcagcaccaATACCGGCAACCACCTCTGCAGCCGCAAGTGCAGCAACAAGCTCCGTCGCCGGTGGTTGCGAGAACAGCTGCGGGTTCTGCTCAGCATGTGGCGTCAAATGCCGCTTCTGCCCCCAAGGAAAG TGCTACTTCTGGAACGAAAAGGAGAGGTGGACCAGGTGGTCTAAACAAAGTCTGTGGTGTTTCACCTGAACTTCAGGCCATTGTTGGTCAACCGGCAATGCCCAGGACAGAG ATTGTGAAACAGCTGTGGGTGTACATCAGAAAACACAACTTACAGGATCCTGGTAACAAACGAAAGATTATCTGCAATGATGCTCTGCGAGCACTCTTTGAAACAGACTGTACCGATATGTTCAAGATGAATAAGCTGCTGGCCAAACATATTACGGCATTAGATCCTTCAA AAGCTGAGCAAGCCGATCAAGCTAAAAGATTGAAGGTTGAAGCTGATCCCATGGCTGCTAAGGTTGAAGCTCATTCTGTCGCTGCTAAGGTTGAAGTTCATTCCACGGCTGCTAAGGTTAAACAGCCTGACTCTTCCACTGTTGCGATATCTGATGCGCTTGCCAAATTTTTTGGAAGTGAAGAAAAGGAGATACCCCAAACAGAGGCCTTCAAACGTATTTGGGAGTATATAAAGCTTAACCAACTTGAG GATCCTGTGAATTCTATGGTGATTGTGTGCGATGcaaagcttcaggaactcctagaatGTGAAAGCATTTCTGCTTTGGAAATACCTCAGATGCTGGCACGTCGTCATTTTGTTTAG
- the LOC104221288 gene encoding uncharacterized protein isoform X1, whose protein sequence is MFLKMGSMTFPTTFSNKKFPTIFQETNSQYSLQPKMKFYPHFIQLHNQMYVSSFINLNQFYSLSYVSKSNGLLYPVKCNSIDNNSETPEEGQKAVETVQKLYNALRNKNLNELSDIIGEECRCISNVASSLQTFYGKEQVIDFFNSIIKLLGNNFEFVIQPTIHDGTSVGVAWELACSETHVPIGKGFGFYMCHYYKGKMMIRVRGRDGPQRSIVRSLTLHFCKRLFPRLEPMTSLSHDNNFASYALSRRLFKLILPFPLNVRNVEMFMDPLLHIEPVRLKISSFLLRAVQKMNPPDLFKGKKKQAMSILFIILLFVALLYLVKNSRNLM, encoded by the exons ATGTTCTTGAAAATGGGTTCAATGACTTTCCCTACTACCTTCTCTAATAAAAAATTCCCTACAATTTTCCAAGAAACAAATTCCCAATATTCTCTCCAACCAAAAATGAAATTTTACCCTCATTTCATACAACTTCATAACCAAATGTATGTTTctagttttattaatttaaaccaATTTTATTCTTTGAGTTATGTCTCCAAAAGCAATGGCCTATTATACCCTGTGAAATGTAATAGTATAGATAATAATTCAGAAACACCAGAAGAAGGCCAGAAAGCTGTGGAAACAGTACAAAAACTTTATAATGCACTTAGAAATAAAAATCTTAATGAATTATCTGATATAATTGGAGAAGAATGTCGATGCATTAGCAATGTTGCCTCTTCTTTACAAACTTTCTATGGCAAGGAG CAAGTAATAGATTTCTTCAATTCAATCATAAAGCTCCTGGGGAATAACTTTGAGTTTGTCATTCAACCCACTATACATGATGGGACAAGTGTTGGGGTTGCTTGGGAACTAG CATGCAGCGAAACTCATGTTCCCATTGGAAAAGGTTTTGGCTTCTATATGTGCCATTATTACAAGGGCAAGATGATGATAAG ggtccggggaagggatggaccacaaaggtctattgtacgcagccttaccctacatttctgcaagaggctatttccacggcttgaacccatGACTTCCTtatcacatgacaacaactttgcCAGTTACGCCTTGAGTAGGCGACTATTTAAGTTAATTCTTCCTTTCCCTTTGAATGTCAGGAATGTGGAGATGTTCATGGACCCACTCCTTCATATTGAGCCCGTTCGATTG AAAATATCATCCTTCCTTCTGAGAGCAGTTCAAAAGATGAATCCTCCAGATCTTTTCAAGGGAAAGAAGAAACAGGCTATGAGCATCTTGTTTATTATTCTACTATTTGTAGCTCTACTGTACTTGGTCAAGAACTCTAGGAACTTAATGTAA